The following is a genomic window from Bordetella petrii.
CAGCGCGAAACTGTGGCCGCGCGCCGGCATGGGCACCACCTGGCGGTCGCGGCCCTGCGCGTCGAGCACGACGGCTTCGTAGCGCCCGCCGGCGCGGCGCGCGGCCACATAAAGGGGCGCGGCGCCGGCGGCGCGCAGCGTGGCCGGCGCCAGGCCCGCCGTGGCGGCCAGCGCCAGGAAGCGGCGGCGGTCAATCTCCATCGAGGGCATTGAATCCTATGGTCACGCCCCATGCGGGCGCGACATGCTGATCGACAATATCCTTGGCGTTTTTCAGGATCAGCGCGGCCAACGCCAGCCGCTGCCATGCGTCGACATCGGCGGCGGCCTGCTGCAGCGGAACATCCACCGCCGCAAGAGCGGCAGCGGCAGCGCCGAACTCGCCCCGCAACGACGCGTCGATCCAGTCTGCGTCGGCGGCGTAGCGATAGCCGCCCGCATCGTAGAACGCGCCCATGCCGCGCACGCTGGTCGCGAGCATGGGCACGGCCATGCCGCTGCGCCAGAACGCGGCGCGCTTGGGCCGGGCGGCCTGGGGCGAATCGCCCAGCATGGGCGCGAGCTTCACGGCGCGGACGAACTGCAGGCCGGTCGACAGGGCCTTGACGGCCTCGGCCGCCACTTCCTGCTGGCTGCGGTATAGGTCGCTGTCGGCCGACGGCGCGGTGAACTGGCTGCCGAAATCGCCCTGCACGCTCCATGCCTGGCGCAGTTCGCCCGCCACGCCGGCGATATTGGCGGCCACCGCCACGGCGTAGCGGCAAGCGTAATCTGGCGCGTTGCCGGCCGGCGCATCGAGCAGGCCCGGCTCGTCATACAGCACGTATTCCAGGGCCGGCAAGCCTTGCAGGGCGACGCTGCGCCCGGCCAGCGCGCCGGGCGTCAGGGCGGCCGGGTCGGCCTGCGATAGCAGCGCGCGCACTTGGCGCTGCATGACGCCGCGCGTATCCGGCCAGAACACCAGCCGTTCGTAGCGGTTGCCTTGCACCAGCGGGCCGAAGCGCAAGAACTCCACGCCCGACCAGGCCAGCGCCGTCTGGCCGAAGGCCTGGCGCACGCCCGGCGCGCCATCCGGCCCGCCGCCCTGCCTGCACC
Proteins encoded in this region:
- a CDS encoding imelysin family protein; this encodes MLISKRLLAAALALAPLAAPAAPPADLGQRLADRYVRPAMAELAQRAEGLEKTLDAWCRQGGGPDGAPGVRQAFGQTALAWSGVEFLRFGPLVQGNRYERLVFWPDTRGVMQRQVRALLSQADPAALTPGALAGRSVALQGLPALEYVLYDEPGLLDAPAGNAPDYACRYAVAVAANIAGVAGELRQAWSVQGDFGSQFTAPSADSDLYRSQQEVAAEAVKALSTGLQFVRAVKLAPMLGDSPQAARPKRAAFWRSGMAVPMLATSVRGMGAFYDAGGYRYAADADWIDASLRGEFGAAAAALAAVDVPLQQAAADVDAWQRLALAALILKNAKDIVDQHVAPAWGVTIGFNALDGD